Within Oreochromis aureus strain Israel breed Guangdong linkage group 19, ZZ_aureus, whole genome shotgun sequence, the genomic segment CAGGATGTGTTCTATCAATGGATTCAGGCCCAAGATGGTAATTTACTTGTTATCTGTCAAAACAAGACAATAAAATCATAGTGCCAGATGGTAATTTATTGTCATCGTGTGCCAAAGCGGTGTTTTGCAATGATTCTGGTAATAGCTAGTTGCTGGTGGACTTtgtgtttgtgggtttttttgtttttattttgtacatGATTTGAATTCCACACCTGCAGCTCCACATCTGAAAATTTAGTTTCTCATGTGAAGGATGAAGGCCATGACGTACAGCAAGAAAGTCCCTTAAGACGTTTGGCCTTGATCAGAATGAGAGATACCATGACATCATTATCACATCATCTTCTCTCATTGTCTGTCTTTCTTCCTGTGTAGCCAGGGCAAGTAGAGGACACATCTATTTAAGTTTTTCTCTTATTGTAATGTTGATCGCAGACTTTAATATTAAAGACTACTTTAGTATCTACCACAgaagagcaaagaaaaacaatcaaatgtttaaagtgagacattttactatttcatgaAAAAATTTTGCCTGTTTTGAAATTAATTGCACCAACGCATCTTAGCAAAGTTGGGGCGGggtgaaaaacaaaaggtgggataagcaaaaataaataaaaagaaacagctgcagaaacATTTTTCAGCTACTTTTGTTAAATGGCAACAGGTCAGTACATTGATGATTAAGTCTTAAAAGAGCATCGTAGAGTAGAAGAGTTTCTTAAGGACATAATATGATCGAAATATTTGGAGAACCTGGAGAAATGTCTATGAGCATGGGCCAGAAATCAATATTGCATACCTGTGATCTTTGGGCTCTCAGGGGGTACTCCATTAAAAACAGATAAGAGTCTGTCACAGAAATCACCGTATGAGCTCCGATGGCATGGTAAACACAATTTGCCATGCCATGCACAAATGCAAGTTTTATCATTGCAAAGAGAAAGCCAGATTTGAATCCAGAGGCCCTTCTGTCTTCTCTgggccaaagctcatttaaaatgtgctgAGGCAAAGTAGAAAATTGTTCTGTGGTCAGAAGTTGCAGTTCAAAAGCTTGGATCCTGATAGCATAGGGGCGCATTAGTGCCTATGGAACTGGCAACTTACATATCTGAAAAAGCATGTGAACGGTATAaacaggttttagagcaacatgtGCTCCCATCCAGTTGATATACTTTTCAGGCAAGGCTTTATTTCAACAAGATAATGCTAAACCATGCATCTATTACAAGAGTCTGGGTACTTAACTGGCCTTTCTGCAGTCCAGATCTTTCACCTGCTGAGAGCATCGTCTGCACATCGAGCTTGCAAACACGAACTTTTCCCTCACGTCCAAGAGGCCTCATGAATGATAAGCGAAACATCTTCACAAACTTAAAGAAGTTAACTTTTCATTACAtgaaaaatgcaacaaagaAGACCCAGGACAGCTGAACATCTAGAATCCTTTATCAGACAAGAATCGCACGGCATTCGTCTCCCAAAAGTCCGGCAGCTGGTCTCCTCacttcacacacatttatagACTGTGGTTAAAAGAGGGGATGCTGCACTGTGGTAAACACAAACCCTGTCTAAACTTCTTTGAGACATGTTGCTGCCACCAAATCCAAAATGACCTCATTTTGTGTAAACACTTGAAATGGTTTGGCAATGTTCcattgcaaataaaataaaataggctTATGAGATTTCCAAATCATTGCACTTACATTTTACAAAGCATCCCAACTTTTGTGGCATTGGGGTTGTAGATACAAAGTGTTTATTCATACAGCTATCACCAAACGTGAAGGATCTGCTGATTTATTACAGGAAAATCCTGCTGCCATACACTGGTAATGTGTGCAACAGTTTTACCAAATTACAAGCACAAGTCAAGCGTAACTAAAAGATGTTTAAAAGCCATAAACTCTTGATATCGCCTTCTGATCACTGATGTGATCTAATGCTGTAGTCGCTGCTGCCCAGCATGGCATTTTATTATAATAACACATCACACTACACAGCTGTTACGACCATATTTTAATGGAAACCAGCAATCTTTGCACAATGAAGGGTACAATATCCTGTCTTTCTGTCGTCGTTATGGATTAAACAAAGCCAAGCTGTCCCTTTGCTCTTGCCCAACTCATTGTCATGGTAGTTATTCTAAGAGAAGCCATCCCTTGTGTAGCGAAGCTGCAAGATACACAGAGCAGATTACCTCTGCCGGACTTGTGCATAAACAGCAACCACATGCTGCAGCATATAATAAAAAACATTCCAATGACCACGGGCCTGATGAGAATCGAGATTTGAATCAGTCCTATCGGTACACATCCATGCTGTCATTCCTCTCCCTGTTCAATTAGCCATCACACTTACCATTTCATTCACCCTGTCTTTATATGGCACTTTCCAAACAGATTAACATCTTGTAACAGTAAAACCTGCTAAGTTTCAGACTTTAGAAGGAGACATTTCATCAACATTCCAGTTGAGTAGTCAAAGTAGTATTTTGAGACAGACAAATCATCTTTAACCCCCGACTATGACTTTATTTGCAGTAAGTCTTTAACTCTGAGGTTTACTAAGGACTGAGGCATGCTTGGAAGTGTTTTAATCATGTTGTCAAACAGTAAATGGTGCGCAGCCGCTCAGTTAGTTATAAATCCCAAAGGATTTCAATCTCAGACTGCTGTTCTTGGAACATTTAAGATAAACTGAGATATGTCCCAGGTCATTTTAAGAAAATGACTGTTCTGTCTTTTTTCACAGCATCAACAACAATCTGCATTAAAAAGAGACAAGTATTCCAGCTGAATTATGACTGTCGGGGTTACAAATCTTCAGAATGAAACACAGAATAGACCAGTGAAAAAGTCTTGATAGCTTGATAGATGCATTCAAGACATCGTAAAGTTCTTTTCTGTTCCCCTCTGTTTATTGCACATCATGTTGTTTCCTGTTACTAATAGTCCAATCAATCCCATTTGTGGTAACCCAAAGGGACATGCCTCTCGCACAAAATCAAGCCCTAAATTGAGGTGACGAGAGAAAAGACAGTGTGTGAGAAAACGCTGCTCCAAATATTTGATGACATTTTTCTTCATCACTGAGAGAAAGTCTCCCTAAACAAAACCTCCTTTTCAGTACGCAGAACTGCCGAAACCGCATCCTGGTGTTTCTCAGCAAAATGTTAACCCGGTGACAGCGCTCGCACATGTTTCATAACGCTATGCCGGCTGTGTCATCTATCAGTGAGCGCAGCATTTTAAAGTAGGAGGCGAGGTGAGGTGAGGTGaaaacagagaggaggaggaggaaagagcTGAACCTTGCTGTCGGGTAATATCGCTGCAGCACGGAGATGCTTTATGTAAGCTGCAGGGTGAAATCtggaaaaagcaaagaaaaaggaGGTCAGTGATGTATCTCCTTGCAAAAGAGGGACCGCGAGGCTCCTTGGAGGAGAACCAGGCTACACAAGGCAGTTGCAGGCACACGATTATGAagctctaaagaaaaaaaaagtatatggCCTCACAATGCAGTGATTCATCACAATTAAACAAATGTAAACCTACACCGTGCTCAAGCCTAGCACCCAGTATGTCAGAGGTGCCTGTTGTCTGCAATCTCCCATAGTTTAAATCTCTCAGCTGAATAGTGGAATAATAGCCCCAGCACACCTACAGTAAATCGTGAAATGCATACACTGTCTGCTGTATAATTCATTCCTATTCAGTTCCCACTCAGTGATTTAGAGCGATCGCTTTAGCAGCGCAACCCTTTCAAGGCAAATTTCTCACCCACGCCTATTCACAGCAAGTAAATCCATCAAACGCATTTATCAAGTGAAGCTTGATATTGCGTGTGGGATGTCCGACACAATCGCCAGATTGGACATACAAGACATGAAGcttatttatttgaatttaattgatgcctgtttctgttttcaaTATCATGTGTTATAAACAGGCCGAAACTCAACTTGAGCACAGTTGTGTTTCTtgcttgtgtgtatttttatgaCTGTTGTGTAGAGAAAAGGAGCTTTGATGGAAGCGTTCCGGCAGCAGGCAGTCACACTTCAGCTGAGAGAGGCTAAGGCAGAGACCTCATCAAAAGATCAAGCTGCTTCCCGTGGACCCACCAGGGATGTGCTCCACTGTCACCACAGGGTCAGAGAGGAGTTGACCCTGGACTCTATTAACCAGCAGCAGATGAGCGAGTGCAGGAAGGCGCTGCAGGAGCACAGGAAGTGGCTCAGTGCATAGGAACATGCTTGCAGAGAGAGGGTTCTTCTTGGCAAGAAGGGGGtctctgctttgtttttggaGCCTCTGCAACAACTCTGCTGCCTTCCTGTTTTCTCTCCTGCAGCAGATCTCAATAGTTTAATGGTGAAGacttgtttctttcattttgtaccgcatccgtccatccatcttTTTGCACTTATCTCAGGTCAGGCTTTGAGGCAGCAGCCTAACcaaagaagcccagacctctctCTTCCCAGCTACCTCCTCTGGCTTATCCAGGGGGACGCCGAGGTGTTGCCAGGCCAGGCGGAGAGATATAATCTGTTCAGTGGCcttctcccagtaggacaaccctggaacacctcacccagaagACACCCAGGAGGGATCCCTGAGTTCCCgagtcagatgcctgaaccaccacAGCTGGTTTCTTTTTGATGTCTAGGAGTAGTGCAGATGATCCAAACTGAAGCTGATTttactgaattaaaaaaaattaacttgtTAATCAACAAgtggcactttaaaaaaaaaaaatgaagatgaaacAAATAAGAAACACTTAATTTCACTGATCTCAGAAGCAAGTAGAGGTCAGCTCTTCTCAGCAGTCCCCACCAAGCACAGATGTCAGTCTGAATCAAGCAGATGCACATTAAAGGCTCTGTATAATGTCAGAAGCCATTTAACAGTGTCAATTCAGACTGCTAAAGATGTATTAAATTTAAGACAAATACACAACCCAATctttaaaacacatttgattTGATGGTAAACCACTTTGGTTCGATTTATGCCTTCAAAACTGATTGCAGCACAGGACATTTCTGAATCTGGTTTGCCTGGGTGCACGTCTGCCTACCATCACAATATTATTAAGCAGCGATCAGGCTTTAAATTACTGTTCCCACTGACCATGACATGCAAAGCCTAACCTAACCGAGAGTCCACCAGGCTTTTCTGGCATCCACAGGACATTACATTCATATtactgatcttatcagagttcCCACCATTGTTGCTTTCCTTTGGTCTGTGCCTTTCATTTCCCTCCCAGTCACAAGACTGATCCAGAGTTATTATTACCGAACTCAGGAGGAAATTAATAAATCTCTGGAAAGGAGAGACAGTGCAGGTTTAATGTAATACATGCATTAAACAAATACATGCAAATACATAGAGTAGACTGTACGACAGCGACCACGAAAACTGAAATTGCCTTTCTTTGCACTTGCAGTAAGTTgcctgaaaatgaaagaaaaatgtgtagcACATTTGATTGTGGCTGAAATGCAATTTAATAAATGTGTAGCTTATTAAATAAATTCCCATCCAAAGAATGATGAGATTTTAAAGTGAACTTTCGCACtggaagaataaaaaaaaaaatgacttagTTAAATGAAACTATAAACTAACATTTCCTTCTCGTACATGCACATTGACCAGCGTTTCTCATATCAACATACCAGCGATCCCAGTTGAAGAAGACCCTGTGCAGAGCGGGCTGTTGACAGATGCTGAGAGGGGAGCTGTGATTGGCTCGTCGCGGTGGGTGTTTCCGCATTCCGCTAAGCGCAGTCAGCTGGAGCGCGAGTTGAAGAGGGCACCGTCGCGTCTGTGAGGAGACCTGTTTCAGTCACTCCCGGGGGAATAACGGAGCGAAGCCAGCGAGCGGGATGCCGTACATGTTCGTCAGCACACAGATTCGACTGGTGTGTATCTTGCATACGTAAACGACTCGCATCATGCTGTCGGGGGAGGCGCGTTTGAGTCGCACATGTGTTTATTTGACTGCAAAACAATGCGCACACTAGCCTACTGATCAGCCAAGGTTGGTTATCCAGTGGTCGGTAATATTCGGCACGCTGGGAGAAAAAAGTTAAGGTTACAAAAGACGCGAGAAGCGTGCGTGGGACCtttttgtatgtatgtatgtgtatgtatgtgtgtatgtatgtatgtatgtatgtatgtatgcgtatgcgtgtgcgtgtgtgtgtgtgtgtgcgcgcgccacgtaaattaaaaacacatgttgctcAGTTGTCGGCCTCTTGTTTGCGCATGTTCATTTTGTTGTGTCCACGACTCCAGCAGCCTAATTCCTCCAGTGCCCTTTGAGTATATTGGATAATCTATTTTTAGCTTGTTCAGATATTGGAGATTATCATGTGCACCTGCCAGAGGGCTGCAGGTGCAATCAGTGAGAGCTGTACAGACAATCTGTTTTAGTGATGCtgtcgtttttcttttttcctcccaaTAATTCTAGAGTAAATTATAAGCTGTGTGGGTAATACACTTAATGCTGCCTTGCAGGAGAACGGTCCAACAAATGTGGGGGATGAATTTTCGGATCCAGTGGTCATGAATTACCTGGGAGCAAGGAAAACGACTATGCTGGGGAACAATTTGTGAGTACCAAAGTCAGTAATCGTGGGAGCTATATAGGTCAAAGTGTATCTCAGCTCAGGCTTTTAAACACCATGAGGCTGATGTCTCTTACAAAGATTGACAGGATTTTACTCCTGATTCAATAGTTTTTGTGAAACAATTTTGATCAGTGATTGTAAATGGGTAAGATTTAACCATTGCCTCCATTCTGATCTTTAGCTCCACACAAACGTGCAGACTTTATTCCAAGTGTACTGTAAATGTGCTCACGGTGGGCAGCATCTCCATATGTAGCCACTTAAAACTGATGCCTCGTACATTTTGGCAGTTAACATGTACATGTTGACGGCAGAGCTGAAATCAGGTCGTATAGAGGAAAAGGCTTCAGTgtggttggggggggggggctgctgCTTTGCAGATTTGGAGTAAACCGTTCAAGGTGATGGAATACAGATCAGGGAGGTGTTGCCATTGGCAATCTGATTCAAATGAAACAAGGTGTGGAAGGAAGTGAACAAGCACTAGAACAATTAACAGCACTCTATTTTCCAAGAGAAGTTTACTGAGAGATGCAGAAACCCTCACATCTGTGGAAAGCAGAATTGCTTTGTTTATGCTTGTTTCAGTTCCGAGTATCACGTGGATGACCCGCCTCGCCTGGTgctggacaagctggagaagatCGGCTTCCGCGTGGTGTCCATGACAGGTGTGGGACAGACACTGGTGTGGTGTCTTCACAAGGAGGTGGAGTGATGGATCACAAAGATACCgtatttgggggggggggggtacttGTATAAGCCTTTAAAAGGGTAAATGAATTATGCAGAATATCTTTGTCACCCGTTTTTACTCTATACATTCTACATTCAAGATATTGGCAGCTATAAAATAACGCCATAGTCAAACAAAAGTAAAGTTTGGATTATCCCTTACATAAGGTCTCAGATTAGATGATAGGTCACCAGATTCAGGGGATTACTGAAACTACATTCCAGAGGTTTTACAGTATCCTTTGTCAATACTGTTTATCACTGGTGATACAGTGTAGTGACCAGAGTAGATTTATTGGGTATATATCATATAGCCTGAACCAAGCCTCACTTTTTTCTAATTAAAACACTAGAAACATTTGTACATGCATTGCTGtgtaaagacttttttttttttttttaaacatgtgttTCTAACTTAATGATGTCATGATGTGGATTGTGTACTTATTATTAAAAGTAATCAGTTTAAACAGAATTAAACATAATGTGTAATCGTCTGAAAATCTGTAAAACAGATGCATACAGGACATCAAACATAAAACACGATAAACATTATTGTTACTTGTTGTGGGCTGTTACAGCTCTGTGGGGCATTACAGAGTCTCTACACGTTTGAAGATGAGACGCTAGCGTCGCAGGAACACTGAGAGCAGAAGTCTGGCTGCTAGAGCCAAAACACTCTGGGTGGTTTCATTACAGCCTCGGGTCTGCCAACAAATGTCTGGGGCCAGCCCGGATCGCTAGCCCGCAAACCAGAAACGTTGCCAACTAGCTCACAGCCAAACTCTTACCAGACCTGCTGCCTCACACATGACTTAGCATCT encodes:
- the gchfr gene encoding GTP cyclohydrolase 1 feedback regulatory protein, which produces MPYMFVSTQIRLENGPTNVGDEFSDPVVMNYLGARKTTMLGNNFSEYHVDDPPRLVLDKLEKIGFRVVSMTGVGQTLVWCLHKEVE